The Solibacillus sp. FSL R7-0668 genome includes the window TAGTAGATGGTGATTTTATTAGTATCCCTTTGCATCGCGATCAAACTGTTTCTTTTCAGGAACTTCAACAATATATAAAAGCCTATCCATTTATACCAATTGAACAAAATCTATTAGGATATGATATTGCAACGAAGCGCTTTCCATGAAAAAAGGGAATGTCCTAGAATCAGCTCTCGGACATTCCCTTTTCTATGCTTTAGTTGCGCTTGTTACTTCTTTTCTTGCTTTACGGCGCTCTTCTAATTTTTTTCGATCTCGCTCAGATTGCGCATTGTATTTTGGCAACATCAAAATCTGGAATGCATTAACCGCTACTAATGGGAATAATAATAAAGCTACATAAACATCAATATTACCTTGGCGTCCCATTAACGCAATAATCCACTCCAACGACGTCACAACAATCATAAAGAAGATTGTTGAAATAAGAACATGTGGTTTTTGAGTCATTTTTACTTTTTTGATCGCCGTCAAAATGGCTACGCCTACTAATACGACAAGCAACGTACCATAAATAACCCAATCAAGCGTCGTTTCTGCACCTGGAGCAAAACGGAATAATACAATATCTACCAATACAACGATTATTAGCACTACCTGTACCCAGTTCCATAAAGTTAAAGTTCTAAAAATATTAACTCCCACTTGATGCAAAGTTAAATAGGCAAAGAAGCCAGCCTGTGCCATCACACTCATTGTAAATCCTAAAATAATATTCCAAATAACTGCCGCCAAAAATTCACCAATCTCACCGTTCGTTAAATATGGTTGGTAAAAGTCCCAACGAATAATTAATGAGGCTACTGCATTAACTAAGCCACCAATTAATAACGCCCAAAAAGCGAATTTACCCCAGTTTCGTATCGTCACGAACATCCCCCCATTTTTTTAATATCCTTGTATATTTTAGCAACACCATCATAAAAAAGCGACCTCGCATAAAGCTTCTTACATAAATTTTATAAAATTGTGAACAATAAATGAAAGCACTTCTTATCATTAAGCTTTGTTATTACTATGGAGAAAGGACGGAATTTTGATGCGACGTATTTTCGTTTTGCTGTTACTTGCACTGTCACTCGTCGGCTGTAGTGATGCGAAATCAACAACACTTTCCTATGAAGAAGTCAAAAAAATTATGGTCGATGCCGTGCAAACAGAAGATGGTAAAAAAGCGATTCGCCAGCTGTTTGAAGATAAAAGCTTTCGCGAGCTCCTCATCCTAAATACCGAAGAAGTCAAAAAAGCGACGGAAGAAGCATTACTTTCAAAAGAAGCAATGGATTTTTGGATAGCAACATTTGAAGACCCTAAATTTAAAGAAGCATTCGCCAAAAGTATGCAAAAGCAGCAAGAGGATTTAATGAAAGGTTTATTAAATGATGCCTCTTATCAAGAGGATTTAACCGCCTTTTTCGGTCAACCTGATATGCAAAAACAGCTCGAGAGCATTCTAAAGGGGGCTGTTATGCGAAAAGAACTTGAAAAAGTAGTTATGGAAACAATCGAAAACCCACTCTTACAAACGAAATGGCAGGAGCTCATTAAGAAAAGTGGCGAAGAGGGTAGTGACTCGAAGACCAAAAAAGAAGAATCCGGTGCAAAAAAAGAAAAAGAGGCGTCTTCGCAGTGAAGAGCCTCTTTTTGATGCCATTATTTCGCTAGTGCATCTATAATGCCTTGCGCGATTTGTAAATAAATTTTTCCAGTAGGATGATCTGCCGCATAGATAGATGGCGCAAAATCTTCCTCTGTCCAATCTGGCTGGCCAAGTGGAATTTGACCAAGTAGTGTTGTACGCAATTCGTCAGCAAGTTTTGGGCCACCGCCTTGACCGAATACGAACTCTTTTTCTCCAGCTTTGTTTTCATACCAAGCCATGTTTTCAATAACACCTAAAATATCATGGTTTGTTTGTAAGGCC containing:
- a CDS encoding KinB-signaling pathway activation protein, whose protein sequence is MTIRNWGKFAFWALLIGGLVNAVASLIIRWDFYQPYLTNGEIGEFLAAVIWNIILGFTMSVMAQAGFFAYLTLHQVGVNIFRTLTLWNWVQVVLIIVVLVDIVLFRFAPGAETTLDWVIYGTLLVVLVGVAILTAIKKVKMTQKPHVLISTIFFMIVVTSLEWIIALMGRQGNIDVYVALLLFPLVAVNAFQILMLPKYNAQSERDRKKLEERRKARKEVTSATKA
- the gerD gene encoding spore germination lipoprotein GerD, which codes for MRRIFVLLLLALSLVGCSDAKSTTLSYEEVKKIMVDAVQTEDGKKAIRQLFEDKSFRELLILNTEEVKKATEEALLSKEAMDFWIATFEDPKFKEAFAKSMQKQQEDLMKGLLNDASYQEDLTAFFGQPDMQKQLESILKGAVMRKELEKVVMETIENPLLQTKWQELIKKSGEEGSDSKTKKEESGAKKEKEASSQ